The following coding sequences lie in one Microvirga sp. 17 mud 1-3 genomic window:
- a CDS encoding acetyl/propionyl/methylcrotonyl-CoA carboxylase subunit alpha, with the protein MFDKILIANRGEIACRVIKTARRMGIKTVAVYSDADRDALHVEMADEAVHIGPAAAAQSYLVIEKIVEACRQTGAQAVHPGYGFLSEREAFPKALAEAGIVFIGPNPGAIAAMGDKIESKKAAAAAKVSTVPGFLGVIESPEQAVGIADEIGYPVMIKASAGGGGKGMRIAYSSDEVAEGFARAKSEAASSFGDDRVFIEKFITDPRHIEIQVLGDKHGNVIYLGERECSIQRRNQKVIEEAPSPLLDEATRRLMGEQAVALAKAVGYDSAGTVEFVAGQDKSFYFLEMNTRLQVEHPVTEMITGIDLVEEMIRVAAGEKLRLSQADVKLKGWSVESRIYAEDPVRNFLPSTGRLVTYRPPQEGEHGGVSVRNDTGVYEGGEISIYYDPMIAKLVTHAPTREQAIAAQAEALDAFAIDGIRHNIPFLSALMQHPRWQEGRLSTGFIAEEFPQGFKVPAPQGEVARRIVAVGAAIDHLLNERKRQISGQMRPASAVTFERERVVMLGSERHAVTVEDIEGGIAVVLEGQALPVVSSWVPGEPVWTGSVGGEWIAVQVRPILNGAVLTHAGAAAEVRVYTGREAELAALMPEKAEADTGKKLLCPMPGLVKAISVQVGQDVKAGEPLCIVEAMKMENVLRAERDATVSKIHAKEGDSLSVDAVIMEFA; encoded by the coding sequence ATGTTCGACAAGATCCTGATTGCCAATCGCGGCGAGATCGCCTGTCGGGTCATCAAGACCGCCAGGCGCATGGGCATCAAGACGGTGGCCGTCTATTCCGATGCGGACCGGGACGCCCTCCATGTGGAGATGGCGGACGAGGCGGTCCATATCGGACCGGCTGCGGCTGCCCAGTCCTATCTGGTGATCGAGAAGATCGTCGAGGCCTGCCGGCAGACCGGCGCCCAGGCGGTCCATCCGGGTTACGGCTTCCTGTCCGAGCGCGAGGCCTTCCCGAAGGCGTTGGCCGAGGCCGGGATCGTCTTCATCGGGCCGAATCCCGGTGCCATCGCGGCCATGGGCGACAAGATCGAGTCCAAGAAGGCAGCGGCCGCCGCCAAGGTTTCCACCGTCCCGGGGTTCCTCGGCGTCATCGAGAGCCCCGAGCAGGCGGTCGGGATCGCCGACGAGATCGGCTATCCGGTCATGATCAAGGCCTCGGCGGGCGGCGGCGGCAAGGGCATGCGCATTGCCTATTCGTCCGACGAGGTGGCCGAGGGCTTCGCCCGAGCCAAGTCGGAGGCGGCTTCCTCCTTCGGCGACGACCGGGTCTTCATCGAGAAATTCATCACCGACCCGCGCCACATCGAGATCCAGGTGCTCGGCGACAAGCACGGCAACGTGATCTATCTGGGCGAGCGCGAATGCTCGATCCAGCGCCGCAACCAGAAGGTCATCGAAGAGGCGCCGAGCCCGCTGCTGGACGAGGCGACCCGCCGGCTCATGGGCGAGCAGGCCGTGGCCCTCGCCAAGGCGGTCGGCTACGATTCCGCCGGCACGGTGGAGTTCGTGGCCGGGCAGGACAAATCCTTTTACTTCCTCGAGATGAATACCCGCCTGCAGGTGGAGCACCCGGTCACGGAGATGATCACCGGCATCGACCTCGTGGAGGAGATGATCCGGGTCGCGGCCGGCGAGAAGCTGCGTCTTTCGCAGGCCGACGTGAAACTCAAGGGCTGGTCGGTCGAAAGCCGCATCTATGCGGAGGATCCGGTCCGCAACTTCCTGCCCTCCACGGGCCGCCTCGTCACCTACCGCCCGCCGCAGGAGGGCGAGCACGGCGGCGTGAGCGTACGCAACGACACCGGCGTCTACGAGGGCGGCGAGATCTCGATCTACTACGATCCGATGATCGCCAAGCTCGTCACCCATGCGCCGACCCGCGAGCAGGCCATCGCGGCGCAGGCGGAGGCCCTCGACGCCTTCGCGATCGATGGGATCCGTCACAACATCCCGTTCCTGTCCGCGCTCATGCAGCATCCGCGCTGGCAGGAAGGGCGGCTGTCGACCGGCTTCATCGCCGAGGAATTCCCGCAAGGGTTCAAGGTGCCGGCGCCACAGGGCGAGGTCGCCCGGCGCATCGTCGCCGTGGGCGCGGCCATCGACCACCTGCTGAACGAGCGCAAGCGGCAGATCTCGGGCCAGATGCGCCCAGCTTCCGCCGTGACGTTCGAGCGCGAGCGCGTGGTCATGCTCGGATCCGAGCGTCATGCGGTCACGGTCGAGGACATCGAGGGCGGCATAGCGGTCGTCCTGGAAGGTCAGGCCTTGCCGGTCGTCTCGTCCTGGGTGCCGGGCGAGCCGGTCTGGACCGGCAGCGTCGGTGGCGAATGGATCGCCGTGCAGGTGCGGCCGATCCTCAACGGCGCGGTCCTGACCCATGCGGGCGCTGCCGCGGAGGTGCGCGTCTATACGGGTCGCGAGGCGGAGCTGGCGGCCCTGATGCCCGAGAAGGCCGAGGCCGATACGGGCAAGAAGCTGCTGTGCCCGATGCCGGGCCTCGTCAAGGCGATCTCCGTGCAGGTCGGCCAGGACGTGAAGGCGGGCGAGCCGCTGTGCATCGTCGAGGCGATGAAGATGGAGAACGTGCTGCGCGCCGAGCGCGATGCCACCGTATCCAAGATCCACGCCAAGGAAGGCGACAGCCTCTCGGTCGACGCCGTCATCATGGAATTCGCCTGA
- a CDS encoding acyl-CoA carboxylase subunit beta — protein sequence MKDILERLEDRRAQARLGGGTKRIEAQHGRGKLTARERIELLLDRNSFEEFDMFVEHRSTDFGMEKAKIPGDGVVTGWGTVNGRTVFVFAKDFTVFGGSLSEAHAQKIIKIQDMALKMRAPIVGLFDAGGARIQEGVAALGGYGEVFKRNVVASGVIPQISVIMGPCAGGDVYSPAMTDFIFMVRDRSYMFVTGPDVVKTVTNETVTSEELGGAKIHTTKSSVADGAYDNDVEALLQVRRLIDFLPANNMDGVPEIPSFDDPNRVDDSLDTLIPDNPNKPYDMKELILKVVDEGDFFEIQEAFARNIITGFGRIEGRTVGFVANQPMVLAGVLDADASRKAARFVRFCDAFNIPIVTFEDVPGFLPGTAQEYGGLIKHGAKLLFAYSEATVPLVTVITRKAFGGAYDVMASKHVGGDVNYAWPTAQIAVMGAKGAVEIIFRQDLNDPEKIAARTKEYEDRFMSPFVAAERGYIDEVIMPHSTRRRIARALAMLRAKEVERPWKKHDNIPL from the coding sequence ATGAAAGACATCCTCGAACGGCTTGAAGACAGGCGAGCCCAGGCCCGGCTCGGCGGCGGCACGAAGCGCATCGAAGCGCAGCACGGGCGCGGCAAGCTCACGGCCCGCGAGCGCATCGAGCTCCTGCTCGACAGAAACTCGTTCGAGGAATTCGATATGTTCGTCGAGCATCGCTCGACGGATTTCGGGATGGAGAAGGCCAAGATCCCGGGCGACGGCGTCGTCACCGGCTGGGGCACGGTCAACGGCCGCACGGTCTTCGTCTTCGCCAAGGATTTCACGGTCTTCGGCGGCTCGCTCTCCGAGGCCCATGCCCAGAAGATCATCAAGATCCAGGACATGGCGCTCAAGATGCGCGCGCCCATCGTCGGCCTGTTCGATGCCGGCGGCGCCCGCATCCAGGAGGGCGTGGCGGCGCTCGGCGGCTATGGCGAAGTGTTCAAGCGCAACGTGGTCGCCTCCGGCGTCATCCCGCAGATCTCGGTCATCATGGGCCCCTGCGCGGGCGGCGATGTCTATTCGCCGGCCATGACCGACTTCATCTTCATGGTCCGCGACCGCTCCTACATGTTCGTGACGGGTCCCGACGTGGTGAAGACCGTCACCAACGAGACGGTGACCTCAGAGGAACTCGGCGGCGCCAAGATCCACACCACCAAATCGTCCGTGGCGGACGGTGCCTACGATAACGACGTGGAGGCCCTTCTCCAGGTTCGCCGCCTCATCGATTTCCTGCCGGCCAACAATATGGATGGGGTGCCGGAGATCCCCAGCTTCGACGATCCGAACCGGGTCGACGACAGTCTCGACACCCTGATCCCCGACAATCCCAACAAGCCCTACGACATGAAGGAGCTAATCCTCAAAGTCGTGGACGAGGGGGATTTCTTCGAGATCCAGGAGGCCTTCGCGCGGAACATCATCACGGGTTTCGGCCGCATCGAGGGCCGGACGGTCGGGTTCGTGGCCAACCAGCCCATGGTGCTGGCGGGCGTGCTCGACGCCGATGCCTCACGCAAGGCGGCGCGCTTCGTGCGCTTCTGCGACGCCTTCAACATCCCGATCGTCACGTTCGAGGACGTGCCCGGCTTCCTGCCCGGTACTGCACAGGAATATGGCGGGCTCATCAAGCACGGCGCAAAACTGCTCTTCGCCTATTCGGAAGCGACCGTGCCACTAGTGACGGTGATCACACGCAAAGCCTTCGGCGGTGCCTATGACGTGATGGCCTCGAAGCATGTGGGCGGCGACGTGAACTATGCCTGGCCGACGGCGCAGATCGCCGTCATGGGCGCCAAGGGCGCGGTGGAGATCATCTTCCGGCAGGACCTGAACGACCCCGAGAAGATCGCGGCCCGCACCAAGGAATACGAGGACCGCTTCATGTCGCCCTTCGTGGCGGCCGAGCGCGGCTATATCGACGAGGTGATCATGCCGCATTCGACGAGGCGGCGCATTGCCCGGGCGCTCGCCATGCTCCGCGCCAAGGAGGTCGAGCGCCCCTGGAAGAAGCACGACAACATTCCGCTATGA
- a CDS encoding ATP12 family chaperone protein, whose amino-acid sequence MSDNDWFPPADEPDPVRAAQAGMKPTLPKRFYKDAGVEERDGRHALTLDGRSARTPGRQPLAVASRPLAEAMAAEWAGQGTEIDPSTMPITRIVNSALDGVAPRMTEVVDDLVRYAGSDLLYYRTSEPERLAQAQNAAWDPILDWVRDQHGARFTLAEGVMHVTQPEQAVAAIRRALEEVRSPEALAALHVMTSLSGSVLIALAHAAGALGADEAWAAAHVDELYQESIWGEDYEASERRKRRQADFLAASTVYRLAGS is encoded by the coding sequence ATGAGCGACAACGACTGGTTTCCCCCGGCGGACGAGCCCGATCCGGTTCGCGCCGCGCAGGCGGGCATGAAGCCCACCCTTCCAAAGCGCTTCTACAAGGATGCGGGGGTCGAGGAGCGGGACGGCCGCCACGCCCTCACGCTCGACGGGCGCAGCGCACGCACGCCTGGACGGCAGCCGCTCGCGGTCGCCTCCCGTCCGCTCGCGGAGGCCATGGCGGCCGAATGGGCCGGGCAGGGGACAGAGATCGATCCCTCCACCATGCCGATCACCCGGATCGTCAACTCTGCCCTAGACGGTGTCGCACCGCGGATGACGGAAGTTGTTGACGATCTGGTCCGCTACGCGGGCTCTGATCTCCTCTACTACCGGACGAGCGAGCCCGAGCGCCTGGCGCAGGCCCAGAATGCGGCCTGGGACCCAATCCTCGACTGGGTGCGGGACCAGCACGGAGCCCGATTCACCCTGGCCGAAGGGGTCATGCATGTCACACAGCCGGAGCAAGCTGTTGCGGCTATCCGGCGTGCCCTGGAGGAGGTCCGCTCACCGGAGGCCCTAGCGGCGCTCCACGTGATGACGTCCCTGTCCGGCTCGGTCCTGATTGCTCTGGCCCACGCAGCCGGCGCACTCGGGGCGGACGAGGCTTGGGCGGCCGCCCATGTGGACGAACTCTACCAGGAGAGCATCTGGGGCGAGGATTACGAGGCCTCGGAGCGCCGGAAGCGGCGGCAGGCCGATTTCCTGGCCGCTTCCACTGTCTATAGGCTTGCCGGCTCCTGA
- a CDS encoding GNAT family N-acetyltransferase, which produces MLHIEPVTLATERLILRPMSLDDVPAFGEAAKDGELWEKKTTTVPRPEDFESYVRKALDLQASGLALPFTTVISDGQQVVGSTRYMNIDAANHRVEIGTTWIARSWQRSFVNTHAKFLMLRHAFEVLGCNAVELRTHRLNDQSRAAIERLGAKLDGILRRHMIMPDGHVRDTVVYSIISDEWPDVKARLEERMAKGEAQTA; this is translated from the coding sequence ATGCTTCATATTGAGCCGGTCACCCTCGCGACCGAGCGCCTGATCCTGCGGCCCATGAGTCTGGACGACGTCCCAGCCTTCGGAGAGGCCGCCAAGGACGGTGAACTGTGGGAGAAGAAGACCACGACGGTCCCCCGACCTGAGGATTTCGAATCCTATGTGAGGAAAGCCCTGGACCTTCAGGCATCGGGCCTGGCGCTGCCCTTCACGACCGTCATCAGCGACGGGCAACAGGTTGTAGGCTCGACTCGCTACATGAATATCGATGCCGCCAACCACAGGGTCGAGATCGGCACGACCTGGATCGCGCGCTCCTGGCAGCGATCCTTCGTCAATACCCATGCCAAATTCCTGATGCTGCGGCATGCCTTCGAGGTTCTGGGCTGCAATGCCGTGGAACTGCGCACCCATCGCCTCAACGACCAGTCCCGCGCGGCGATCGAACGCCTGGGCGCGAAGCTGGATGGCATCCTGCGCCGCCACATGATCATGCCCGACGGGCATGTCCGCGACACGGTGGTCTACAGCATCATCAGCGACGAGTGGCCGGACGTGAAGGCGCGCCTCGAGGAGCGCATGGCAAAGGGCGAGGCGCAGACGGCCTGA
- a CDS encoding HAD-IA family hydrolase, which produces MKLVIFDVDGTLVDSQNIIVAAQHMAFAAVGLPPPTREQALSIVGLSLPEAFTVLAGADGPIEELVQAYKDGFGALRTDPANAEPLFPGALACLQALREQDEVLLGIATGKSRRGVVRLLEQHGWHDVFATIQTADDAPSKPHPAMIHQAMRETGAEAQDTVMVGDSSFDMAMARAAGVLPLGVSWGFQPVEALVAAGAGHIVHSYGELDRALGHFLAQPSPSAA; this is translated from the coding sequence TTGAAACTCGTCATCTTCGATGTGGATGGGACGCTGGTCGACAGCCAGAACATCATCGTGGCGGCCCAGCACATGGCCTTTGCGGCCGTCGGCCTGCCACCGCCGACGCGGGAGCAGGCGCTGTCCATCGTCGGCCTGTCGCTGCCTGAGGCCTTCACGGTCCTTGCAGGGGCGGACGGGCCCATCGAGGAGCTTGTCCAGGCCTACAAGGACGGTTTTGGGGCTCTGCGTACCGACCCTGCCAATGCCGAGCCTCTCTTCCCCGGAGCACTCGCTTGCCTCCAGGCGCTGCGGGAACAGGATGAAGTGCTCCTCGGCATTGCCACGGGCAAATCCCGGCGTGGCGTGGTGCGCCTTCTGGAACAGCACGGTTGGCACGATGTCTTTGCAACCATCCAGACCGCGGACGACGCCCCTTCGAAGCCGCATCCGGCCATGATCCATCAGGCGATGCGCGAGACGGGCGCCGAGGCGCAGGACACCGTGATGGTCGGCGATTCGAGCTTCGACATGGCCATGGCCCGTGCGGCCGGTGTGCTCCCGCTCGGCGTATCCTGGGGCTTCCAGCCGGTCGAGGCCCTCGTGGCGGCGGGCGCCGGCCATATCGTCCATTCCTATGGGGAACTCGACAGGGCTCTGGGCCATTTCCTGGCGCAGCCCTCACCGAGCGCCGCCTGA
- a CDS encoding patatin-like phospholipase family protein: protein MTGRAGQVAGGSRGLAGPKAEKAVSLALQGGGAHGAFTWGVLDYILEDGRLAIEAITGSSAGAMNAVVMLEGWLEGGPDSARKQLRQFWKRVSLDGDLSPIQRSLFDRFLSYWTPDGSAAHSWVNAWSRMASPYDLNPLDINPLKDALGGLIDFGRVRACEEAQLFVAATNVWTGKIHVFRREELTVDHVLASACLPMIFKAVEINGEPYWDGGYTGNPALFPLFYETRCDDILLVQINPIERRETPRTAQEIQNRMTEITFNANLLHELRVVDFVMRLIDEGKLSTQNYKRVLMHRIHGNKALDDFAASSRMDARWTFFKQLKDLGRDAARRWLKENYAAVGERSTLDLRAAYS, encoded by the coding sequence ATGACCGGCCGTGCAGGACAGGTTGCAGGCGGCTCCCGCGGTCTCGCGGGCCCGAAGGCCGAAAAGGCTGTGTCCCTGGCCCTGCAGGGCGGCGGCGCCCACGGGGCTTTCACCTGGGGTGTCCTCGACTACATCCTGGAGGACGGCCGTCTTGCCATCGAGGCGATCACCGGGTCGAGCGCGGGCGCGATGAACGCGGTGGTCATGCTGGAAGGATGGCTCGAGGGCGGACCGGACAGTGCGAGGAAGCAACTGCGTCAGTTCTGGAAACGCGTCAGCCTGGACGGGGACCTGTCTCCCATCCAGCGCTCCCTGTTCGACCGTTTCCTCAGCTATTGGACACCGGACGGCTCGGCGGCCCATTCCTGGGTCAATGCCTGGTCCCGGATGGCGAGCCCCTACGATCTCAACCCGCTCGACATCAACCCGCTCAAGGATGCCCTCGGCGGGCTGATCGATTTCGGCCGGGTGCGGGCCTGCGAGGAGGCCCAGCTCTTTGTGGCCGCCACCAATGTCTGGACCGGCAAGATCCACGTGTTCCGCCGCGAGGAGCTTACCGTCGACCACGTGTTGGCCTCCGCCTGCCTGCCGATGATCTTCAAGGCCGTGGAAATCAACGGCGAGCCCTACTGGGATGGAGGCTATACGGGCAATCCTGCCCTGTTCCCGCTCTTCTATGAGACCCGCTGCGACGACATCCTGCTGGTCCAGATTAATCCTATCGAGCGCCGGGAAACGCCCCGCACGGCCCAGGAGATCCAGAACCGCATGACGGAGATCACCTTCAACGCAAATCTCCTTCACGAACTCAGGGTCGTCGATTTCGTCATGCGGCTCATCGATGAGGGAAAGCTCTCGACGCAGAACTACAAGCGCGTCCTGATGCACCGGATCCACGGCAACAAGGCGCTCGACGACTTCGCCGCCTCCTCCCGAATGGATGCCCGGTGGACCTTCTTCAAGCAGCTGAAGGATCTGGGCCGCGATGCAGCGCGGCGGTGGCTCAAGGAGAATTACGCAGCCGTCGGCGAGAGGAGCACCCTCGACCTGCGGGCGGCCTATTCTTGA
- a CDS encoding DUF6766 family protein, with product MKTKHASIWKQYGYAWVTLGFFLISLVGHWLFGWFAYVNEQQAHAQPIQVSEYTVEMMRDTLENWQSEFLQLLWQVGGLAVLLYVGSPASKEGDDRVEAKIDEILRRVDPQNGEKIIRSFDEEYAGRHTDSRLAYTKEMSR from the coding sequence ATGAAGACGAAACATGCCTCCATCTGGAAGCAATATGGCTATGCGTGGGTCACGCTGGGCTTCTTCCTGATCTCGCTCGTCGGGCACTGGCTCTTCGGATGGTTCGCCTACGTCAACGAACAGCAGGCCCATGCGCAGCCGATCCAGGTCTCGGAATACACGGTCGAAATGATGCGGGACACGCTGGAGAACTGGCAGTCCGAGTTCCTCCAGCTTCTCTGGCAGGTCGGCGGCCTTGCTGTCCTGCTTTATGTGGGGTCCCCGGCCTCGAAGGAGGGCGACGACCGCGTGGAGGCGAAGATCGACGAGATCCTGCGGCGGGTCGATCCGCAAAACGGCGAAAAGATCATCCGGAGCTTTGACGAGGAATATGCGGGCCGCCACACGGATTCGCGCCTCGCCTACACCAAAGAAATGTCCCGCTGA
- a CDS encoding globin-coupled sensor protein produces the protein MQDIASLTERLRFLGINEDVCRELRSAWEAISPVLPGILERFYTHVRQTPHLAKLIGTQQQRLVAAQSQHWSRLFSGKFDESYVESIRRIGLVHNRIGLEPRWYIGGYAFILNEILRHLATKHRFGGAALSRRMDAVNRAVMLDMDYAISVYQDALVEERQKRGHALAEAIASFSGAVQESLQISGEASEALSVSASTLDTATDTVSTLAGQVTGSAEQTALNMQSGAAATEQLAASVKEIGKQATRSADVARNALENAQRSKESVASLAEQAEKIGEVVDLIDQIAAQTNLLALNATIEAAHAGEAGKGFAVVASEVKQLATQTAKATTEIGSRISAIQAATQKSADEIEGIARVVGEMSQIATAIAAAVEEQATVTSDIASNVQQTSGYTQVMAQSIETLNESTASAAAAAHHVSHAKETLDRQLSRLREDIDRFLETARAA, from the coding sequence ATGCAGGATATCGCTTCGCTCACGGAGAGGCTCCGCTTCCTCGGAATCAACGAGGATGTCTGCCGGGAGCTTCGATCCGCGTGGGAGGCGATTTCGCCCGTCCTGCCGGGCATCCTCGAGCGTTTCTATACGCATGTGCGGCAGACGCCGCATCTGGCCAAACTGATCGGTACGCAGCAGCAGAGGCTCGTAGCCGCCCAGTCTCAGCATTGGAGCCGGCTGTTCAGCGGCAAGTTCGATGAGAGCTACGTGGAGAGCATTCGCCGCATCGGCCTCGTCCACAACAGGATCGGCCTCGAGCCGCGCTGGTACATCGGCGGCTACGCCTTCATCCTCAACGAAATTCTCCGGCATCTTGCGACGAAGCACCGGTTCGGCGGTGCCGCTCTCTCGCGCCGGATGGATGCGGTGAACCGGGCCGTCATGCTCGACATGGATTATGCGATCTCGGTTTATCAGGATGCCCTCGTGGAAGAGCGCCAGAAGCGCGGCCACGCCTTGGCCGAGGCCATCGCATCCTTCTCGGGCGCCGTGCAGGAGAGCCTCCAGATCTCCGGCGAGGCCAGCGAAGCGCTTTCGGTGAGCGCCTCGACGCTCGATACGGCCACCGACACGGTCAGCACCCTTGCGGGCCAAGTGACCGGCAGTGCCGAGCAGACTGCGCTCAACATGCAGTCCGGCGCCGCTGCCACGGAGCAGCTTGCAGCCTCCGTAAAGGAAATCGGCAAGCAGGCGACCCGCTCGGCCGACGTGGCGCGCAATGCTCTGGAGAACGCCCAGCGCAGCAAGGAATCCGTCGCGAGCCTGGCCGAACAGGCCGAGAAAATCGGCGAGGTGGTGGACCTGATCGACCAGATCGCGGCCCAGACGAACCTTCTTGCCCTCAACGCCACTATCGAGGCCGCCCATGCGGGCGAGGCCGGCAAGGGCTTCGCCGTGGTGGCGTCCGAGGTCAAGCAACTGGCTACGCAAACCGCCAAGGCCACGACCGAAATCGGATCGCGCATCTCGGCGATCCAGGCCGCCACCCAGAAGAGTGCGGACGAGATCGAGGGGATCGCCCGGGTCGTCGGCGAAATGAGCCAGATCGCGACCGCCATTGCGGCCGCCGTGGAGGAGCAGGCGACCGTCACGTCCGACATCGCCTCGAACGTTCAGCAGACCAGCGGCTATACCCAGGTCATGGCGCAGTCCATCGAGACGCTCAACGAATCGACCGCTTCCGCAGCCGCCGCAGCGCACCACGTCTCCCACGCCAAGGAGACCCTGGATCGGCAGCTCTCCCGGCTGCGCGAGGACATTGACCGCTTCCTGGAGACCGCGCGGGCGGCGTGA
- a CDS encoding alpha/beta hydrolase — protein MTDLSFIHRYVPATASGRPPLLLLHGTGGNEDDLLPLGQILSPGAALLSPRGKILENGMPRFFRRLAEGVFDEEDVKTRARELADFIAEARDDYGLAAPVAVGFSNGANIAAALLLLRPEILAGAALLRPMAPLKEPPQPDLTGMPILMVSGQLDPIVPIEEATRLADQFTAAGALVKHEMLPVGHGLSQADLNLTKNWLTTL, from the coding sequence ATGACCGACCTGTCCTTCATCCACCGCTATGTGCCCGCGACGGCCTCCGGCCGCCCGCCCCTGCTGCTCCTCCACGGCACCGGCGGCAACGAGGACGATCTCCTGCCCCTGGGCCAGATTCTGTCTCCTGGGGCAGCCCTCCTATCCCCGCGCGGGAAGATTCTGGAAAACGGGATGCCACGCTTCTTCCGCCGGCTGGCAGAGGGCGTCTTCGACGAGGAGGATGTGAAAACCCGCGCCCGTGAGCTTGCGGATTTCATCGCCGAGGCGAGAGACGATTATGGTCTCGCGGCTCCGGTGGCGGTCGGCTTCTCGAACGGCGCCAACATCGCGGCCGCCCTCCTTCTGCTCCGGCCGGAGATTTTGGCGGGCGCGGCCCTGTTGCGGCCCATGGCTCCCCTCAAGGAGCCCCCGCAGCCCGACCTGACGGGCATGCCGATCCTCATGGTCTCGGGCCAGCTCGACCCCATCGTGCCCATCGAGGAGGCCACGCGCCTCGCCGACCAGTTCACGGCCGCCGGCGCCCTCGTGAAGCACGAGATGCTCCCCGTCGGACACGGCCTGTCCCAGGCGGATCTCAACTTGACGAAGAACTGGCTGACGACCCTGTGA
- a CDS encoding acylphosphatase: MTSKRILHVIIHGRVQGVGFRAWTHHQAELHGLGGWVRNRRDGTVEAVFSGSDESIEAILKACRQGPRGAVVERIEPVEDAEGADPGSPFEVRATR, translated from the coding sequence ATGACGTCAAAACGTATCCTTCATGTGATCATTCACGGCCGGGTCCAGGGCGTGGGCTTCCGCGCCTGGACCCATCATCAGGCCGAGCTCCACGGCCTCGGCGGATGGGTTCGCAACCGGCGGGACGGAACGGTCGAGGCCGTCTTCTCAGGGTCGGACGAAAGCATCGAGGCTATCCTGAAGGCCTGCCGGCAGGGGCCGCGCGGCGCCGTGGTGGAGCGAATTGAGCCCGTGGAGGATGCGGAGGGCGCCGATCCCGGCTCACCCTTCGAGGTCCGGGCGACCCGGTAG
- a CDS encoding ring-cleaving dioxygenase has product MADHGIHHVTAIAGPAQKNLDFYTRVLGLRLVKKTVNFDDPSTYHFYYGNSSGDPGSILTFFPWEHAAPGRSGVGSAQETSFRVPESAIGFWTHRFLEKGVEHGTPEKRFGRSVLPFKDPDGTGLALVGVPGTGAETADPEGEIPQDAAIAGLEGVTLLVEDGARTGAILTDVFGFHETVRDGSLVRYRGDAGLGSTVDVRDAKGFLPGRLGAGSVHHVAFRAADDAAQEAMVKRLAEHHGIRTTEQKDRNYFRSVYFREPGGVLFEIATDQPGFTADESRERLGRELKLPPFLEGHRTEIEGALPALS; this is encoded by the coding sequence ATGGCAGATCACGGCATCCATCACGTCACGGCTATCGCCGGACCCGCCCAGAAGAACCTGGATTTCTACACGCGCGTCCTGGGTCTCCGGCTCGTGAAGAAAACCGTCAACTTCGACGATCCCAGCACCTACCACTTCTACTACGGCAATTCCTCGGGCGATCCCGGCTCGATCCTGACGTTCTTCCCCTGGGAGCATGCGGCACCAGGGCGCTCCGGCGTGGGATCTGCCCAGGAAACGAGCTTCCGCGTGCCGGAATCGGCCATCGGGTTCTGGACCCACCGCTTCCTGGAGAAGGGCGTGGAGCATGGCACCCCCGAGAAGCGCTTCGGCCGCAGCGTCCTGCCCTTCAAGGACCCTGACGGCACCGGTCTTGCGCTCGTCGGCGTGCCTGGAACGGGCGCCGAGACAGCCGACCCGGAAGGCGAGATCCCGCAGGATGCCGCCATCGCGGGGCTCGAGGGCGTGACGCTCCTCGTCGAGGACGGAGCACGGACGGGCGCTATCCTGACGGACGTGTTCGGCTTCCACGAGACTGTCCGGGACGGCTCCCTCGTTCGCTACAGGGGCGACGCCGGCCTAGGCAGCACCGTCGATGTCCGCGACGCGAAGGGTTTCCTGCCGGGGCGCCTCGGGGCGGGCTCGGTCCATCACGTGGCCTTCCGCGCGGCCGATGATGCCGCACAGGAAGCCATGGTGAAGCGCCTGGCCGAGCACCACGGTATCCGGACCACGGAGCAGAAGGATCGCAACTACTTCCGGTCCGTCTATTTCCGCGAGCCGGGGGGCGTTCTCTTCGAGATCGCCACCGACCAGCCCGGCTTCACGGCGGACGAGTCCCGCGAAAGGCTCGGCCGGGAGCTGAAACTGCCGCCCTTTCTGGAGGGGCACCGCACCGAAATCGAGGGCGCACTGCCGGCCCTGTCATAA